In Anoplopoma fimbria isolate UVic2021 breed Golden Eagle Sablefish chromosome 7, Afim_UVic_2022, whole genome shotgun sequence, the DNA window agTCACATTATGTCACAATTAAACACTGAGTAATCAGTGACAGGCCCGTGGTGAGAGAAAGGTCAGTATGTATTTAAAGAATGAGATGTGAAAATTCTACTCCTCATCATTGGTTGATTCTCTTGGCCGGAATGTCTTCaaggaaaaaggagaaagataTTAAATAAGTGATGCcttcttttaaatgtgtataatttCAAATTAGTTTCCCCCTCTCGACCAAACACTTACAtcaagtgttttgtttgcagTCTGACATTTAGATGTTCTCTGTGTTTACTCTCCACTGACTCAAAGTGACTGCATTAAAGGGTGGCAGAGTGTCGGCCTGGTCAGCAGCCTCATTAACATTTGAGTCACATTGTGTCATTAACAAATCTGCACAGCATGAAGGCCTCACGTTGAGTTCAGGGCACCGACCAAGCTGCTGTAGCTAATCAACACTGACAGAAAGTCATTTGTTTGAGTTGTGAATgttaatatttcaaatgtaaagtTAGTAAGTAACTAACGTCAGATCTTTAAAGTTTTGTTGGACGTGTTACAGGAGCAGTTTTGTCGACGTTGTTGTTGTCGTCGTGGTTAATGATGACCTTATCCTGTCCGGTGACACACTTCTGTTCACCACACACCTCCTCGTTCCTTCACTGCTATTCTTCTCCACCAATCACATCCTTTTGTTGgcctgaggatgaggaggatttGAAGATGAAGAGGCCTATTTATCAGCTCAGCACATCCTTCCGAAACAGCGATAATTCAGCTCTTCCAGCGTCCCGCTTTCTGATCTGTTCTATATTTTGGACTCTTGGCGGCGTTGAGAAGAGAACATAAGAGTTCATCTGTTTGCTGTTTCAGGTGGAGATGCTTCGCTCTCAGGTGCAGGTTCTTCTTGTGGCCTTGATTTCCTCTGCGCTGCTGGTGGTCAGCGGTGCTCCACGCAGAGAAATGCTGACGCTGAGAGCAGACCTCGCAAACGACAAGGTGAGTGGGTttaatattgcaaatatttaaatggctggaatcaattcaattcaatttcaattcagtttattttgtatagcccagaatcacaaattacaaatttgcctcagagggctttacaatctgtacccatgatacatcctctgtccttagaccctcacatcctctgtccttagaccctcacatcctctgtccttacaccctcacatcctctgtccttacccctcaccctcctctgtccttagaccctcacatcctctgtccttacaccctcacatcctctgtccttagaccctcacaccctcacatcctctgtccttacaccctcacatcctctgtccttacaccctcacatcctctgtccttagaccctcacatcctcttaGACcctccttacaccctcacatcctctgtccttacaccctcacatcctctgtccttacaccctcacatcctctgtccttacatccctgtcctcctcctctgtccttacaccctcacatcctctgtccttagaccctcacatcctctgtccttacaccctcacatcctctgtccttacaccctcacatcctctgtccttataccctcacatcctctgtccttccaccctcacatcctctgtccttatcacatcctctgtccttagaccctcacctcctctgtccttagaccctcacatcctctgtccttagaccctcacctcctctgtccttacaccctcacatcctctgtccttacaccctcacctcctctgtccttacaccctcacatcctctgtccttccctcacatcggcacaggaaaaactcccctaaaaacccctttaacagggagaaaaaaggaagaaacctctgggagaacgacagaggagggatccttctcccaggatggacagaatgcaatagatgtcatgtgtacagaatgagcagcataacagagatacaacacattcaatgtatatgacataaatgattcatataataagactacttataataacagcagcaattattacagtagaattatagccatgaaatcAGGAAAGAGTTGAGCATTTAACAGCTGGCgtatgaaatgtatatttagtTCCTTTTCTATCCTCCTTTAGGATCTTGCTTACTTGCTCTTGCTGAAGTTTGTGTCGGAGCTGATGGCAGCGAGAGGAGACGAGATGCTCCCcgagctggaggagcaggagggagtCAGGGAGAGGGTGATGCGGCGACATCTCCCCCTCACCCAAAGAGAGCGGAAGGCAGGCTGTCGCAACTTCTTCTGGAAAACGTTCACCTCGTgttaataaacaacaaaaaaaagtacttttgttttttaaatgtactttttaaggATTAATTCATCCATGTTTGCTCACTTTGTTGTAACTGGATCATTTATTGCAAGATGCCAAACATACAGGTGTTTTGGTAATTGTACTAACTGTAATGATGTTGCAGGGATGTACACAATGTctacaatacttttttttctgatttaaaagagtatgtttgattttttgtgtgtcttaaaAGGTATTCTAGTGATTGTATTGCATTTCCGCAAAGTGTGTAGACTTACTAAAGATAGATTTTAAACAAGAATCATTAGAATTTAAGCAAGAAGGTctgagatatcctgacttttagtctcaagttaagcctcctaaaacactggagcctacatttcccataatgcaacttaaTTGCATATTTTGTCATACCCTCTCGGTAATCTGAAGACATGAATATAAGAAAAACagaacttaaagtgtaaaaatcaAAAGTGAAGTACCCTTTTAAGTTTTGAGATGTATTTGTATAAGaagtgacaaacaaaacaattcatttgatgacattttaataattaattatgttaCTACAACCTGTATATTAGGAGAAAAATCCACCCGTGTGTTCAACGTGCTCTCCCGTTTATGTAACTGCCATTCCTACTTCATCAACCTGTTTAGTCTGTAAAAAATGGCCTTTCTTCTCCGTATGAAGTCACCGGTGGACAGAGGTCTGCTGCACTGCCTCAGGCTTTGATCTACAAGCTCCAAGTCACAGCATTTCAAACTGAACACACAGTAAGGATGATAAATGATTGAGTGTAACTAAATCAAAATGATGTGATTTGAGGAGAATAACACAAGAGTTGGCATGGGttgggattttaaaaaaaatgacacttctGAGCATGAATAAAATGATAGCCTTGATGACAAAAAGCAGATTAATGcagtaaataaattaacaagAGACGAAAAATGAAGCGGAAGCGTTTTAGCATGATCAACAAATGAAAAAGCAGAGATCACAGACAAAAATGATTATGAAACTGAATGACATCCTTGAGAAAAGGCTTTCAAAGTTCTAGCCCTTTAAGTTGAACAAATACATAATCAGGACGGAAAGACAACAGGTTAAACACAAATCATAACAAATACTGAAGCTCCAAAGTCTCAGAGAATAGCAACTCGCCCACATGAGTGCaagaatgaacaaaaacatcaaatccaCAAGTGAAGAGCTGTATTTCAAAATCACCATCAGTGTTTTTTGGGTAAAAATTACATCACATTTTGTCAAATATAAAGAATAACCGGTATGTAAAAGTATTTAAGTAAATCCATTTACCCAAAATAGTTTCAATTGAGTATAACTTTAGTTTCATAATTCCTCCAAATGACACGTGTACAAACGTTTCACATGAGGCTCAAACTTCAAAAACAATAGGATGCTTTCAAGCCACAAAAGTGACCCAACACCCCGTTTTCCTAAGACAGAAGAAAGCATTTGACTTCATTGCACCATCGTCTTCAATGTAACAGTCAAGTATCAACCAACAACAAAGTGTTAAACAAAAGACTGTGTTTCGTAGacattcaaaaatgttattctggatgaaaaaaaatggcaacaatCCTGTTATGAGCTCTGATTAAACAACTAAACATGATGTTGTAATGATGAATGAGAGATTTGTTCTAGCAAATATTGTACTAGCATTTAATAAAAGctaaaagggagaaaaaaaaaaaaagcggctTGTTTGTAAGGTTAACTACACATTCCTTTTCGTCTACATTTCTCCTGCTATGAGGCTACTTCTCTGCAAAGATTCACTGCACTAAAGGCAGTTTCATTGTCAAACCAAACCGGCCAGTTATGTACAGTCACAGTTGTTGCATTATGtgctttttaatatgtttgttttgaggCAGTTCTGAATCTTTGACGTTTAGTGTTTTACAAATGTACAGGTCTCATCGTTAAGATAGTTTAGGCAAGCCTAATTATTATTTAAGCTGCAAAACaaaccctctttttttttaaaaaaggtcttaATCTGTGATATCCTTCCATACTTTCATCGTCTTTgccagttttattttaataatgtgcAAGCTAATAGTTTAGCAGTACCGAGGAAATGGTAAGTGGAGCCCAAGCTGCCTGCAGGTCAGGCCACTGTCATACTAATGTTGAACTAAAGCTGAAAAATGGGGCAGCTGTGTAccaaaatgataaaagaaagaaaacatagtaGGACATCAGAATGAAAGGTGTTTGCTCCATTTCAGGAAAATGTTCCTCTGCAAACAAAATTACAGCCGGATACCAACAGAGGGAACTGTAGCAAAGTTTATGTCATAGAGCaacggagagagaaaaaaaaaagcacctcaCAGGGGCATGTCCTGTCTGCAACCATCAATAATGCGTATTATGTGGATTCACGAGAATGCTGAGCGGATTGTTAGCAGTCAGTGGAGATTTTGGCCGAGAGGTCCTGGATGCGGCACGCGCTGCAGCTCTTACACAAGATGTGGCCGTCCAGCGGGTAACAGCCTCGACCCTCCCCTTCAGAGGACAGCAGGAGACCACATTCCTGATGGAGACggacacattaaataaacaccCTCATGTGGACTCATCCcgttaataaatatataaaactgtCATGAATCCAGCAAAGGGGAACTCTAAACCACCACTTTATTGTAGAGAATATGGTTTTTAATCCTTAATTCTTCTGGCAAATTTAAGATTTCTGTATGAAGGTTGCATTCAAATCAGAGGCTTACTAACTTAAAGTAGCTGAATAATTTAAAAGAGCTACAGATACTCTAATTAAGCTGTTCAAAGCTCAATAGTGAACTGCAGTAATGAAgattttatttagcattttatgaataaatgtgaCTCCTGTAACGTCCAACGACTTTGTTAAAACTGTAGCACATTGgtgtttcacatttaatgtCTTTCATTCTTCAACTTAGACGAACTTTAAACTCTCAAAGCTATCAAATAAGAAGTTATAAATCAACAACTCCTGATGTTTATGTTACGTTGTGTTATATAATCTTGTCCGGTCGACCCACCTCACAGATGTAACAGTTAACATGGAAGCTGCGGTCCAGAGCTACAATCCTCACGGTCTCCTCCTGGCCCTGTTCAGGCATGATGGGCTCACCGCAAACCGAACAACGAGGAGCGTACTTCCTGTCAGGGAGAACAAGCATCAGCATTTACAGTTAGTGGATATGTCACTTCTCTTTATATCTCAGCTCAGAGAGGGTAAAATGAGGAATAACATCATGGCGTTTATACCTATGAAAGTCATCGATGCAGTGTATCTGAGAGGTGGCATCTACGGTGAAGGGCACCCCGTCCAAGCAGCAGTTACAAACCACACACGTGAAACAGCGAGGGTGGTAGGCCTTCCCCATGGCCCGCAGGATACGGTCCAGGATGGGCTTGGAGCACTTTGAACAGCGCTCTAACGTACTCTGACAAGAAAAGTAGAAACAGGTGTTTGGATCAGAACAGGGAAGAGAAAGTACGATAAACCaggacataaatataaatgtatttatagtattgaGAGATGGAATTAGTGCTTTGCTTACAATGTAACAGCTCTCACAGTAACTCTTCTTGTCGAGGGCGTAGAAGGGTTGCCCCCGGAGACGGGCGTGGCAGGTGATGCATGTGAAGCACTCGACGTGGAACACCTGCTCCATGGCGATGCAGCCGCTGCCGTCACCGACCACGTTGTCACCGCACCGCGCACAGCGGCCTGAAAGTCCatataaagtgcatttattttaaatgtcacaatgtAGGTTTCAGTTAGTCACAAGTCATTAATGTAACGAGTAGTGGATGTACCAAAATAGTCCTCCACAGGGGGGTGGTTCATATCATATACCAACTTCTTGGTAAGTCGATCCAGTTCTTCCTCAGGCCGGGGTGTTGCCATACCCTGCTGGAAGAAAAGAGGACACAAACAAAGATCAGAAATCATCCCTTAAATAACAAACTCATTCAATGGCATGGTCAATTTGATATCTACcatatttatgatatttatagATGGGTTTGTACAATCAACATTTGGTCGGACTCATCATTTTCagatattaattcatttaaatgttatgttcCAGTACGGGTGCTTGTGTTCACTTTTatcatatttgaaatgtttgactGCTTCTGTTGgattaaaactgttttgtagAAAAGCCAGTTGACTTCTTTTCAAAGAAAGGTATTGAAAAAGGACTatttcattgaaaaacacatttatcataCTGGCCCTAGTATTCAAAAATGGTCAAATGATACCCAGCCTGATGGatattttgtgtatgttttgaatTCTTGGGAGGCTTTTCAATTCAAGCTCACATAAACACTTAAAACAGACTAGAGATGTATATGTGTCTCTACCTTGCTGGACTGATAAGCAGGACTCAGTGCAGCCCCCGACCCTGTTTGATGattctccatccctctcttggACTGGGGGACCTGGTTCACTCGTCCTCCGGGTCCTGAGCTGCTCCCCTTGTACACCACCTCAGAGTGCATCTCCTGAGCTTGTGATCCGGGATGTGGAGGGTACCAGCCCTGCGGACTTGTCTGTGGTGGGGGCCGCGACACGTGCTGGCGAGGAGGGGGTGGCGTGTAGGCCTGTTCGGCCTGCCTCCCCGTCTGAGAGTAGGTGACTGGCTGAGCCGTCTTGACCTGGACGCTGAACCTCGGCCCCGTGGGGGTGGAGGCAGTGGTGTAGGAGGCCGGGACGGGCTGAGGGTACGGCTTAGGGGTCGAAGAGGGGGAGTAGTAGTCCTGCTGGTGGGAGGTGGAGTACTGAGGGGACTGGTGCTCGCCGGCGTAGCGGGGGGCCTGGTGGTATTGGCTCTGGGGGTGAGGGGGGTAGCCCATGGATGGCCGACCCTGAGGAGGTCCTGCACTCTGGTGAGCAGGCTTGTAGTGATCCCCTGAGAGGTACTTGTTGTAAGGCACATTGTCGTACAGCTGTGGGGAGTCAGGAAATGAACACAATTAAGTACTGAGGGTAGGGTGATTATGAAAATATGACGCTAATGTGTGAATTCTCAAATACTGTTTTCCATTTAGTCTCAATTAATGAAGTGTTTTGTCCTACTTGTGTGCTGGCGTCCTGCGGGTTGCTGTCCAGATCTGCGAGCATACTGGTGAGGGAGTCGATATCAGCGTCGATTTTGGAGTGATAGTTGGCTGGCTTTTCAGGACCACCACGGTGCTAACAACATAACGAACATGTCGGTAGTTAAGGACAGTTTGCAAAACATTGCTcgacttaaaatatatatttttttaaatcgacAAAAATGCTACGTAAAAAATGAACCCACCATCAGCTCGTAACTGTCCATGTGAGGGCTCCAGTTGCGGTCTTCTTTGGGACCATGGGGAGGGGGGTAATAGTGATCGCCAGACGAATGATGAACGGGCCCACCTTTAGGTTAGAGGACAGTTATCAATAAACAAATCCCAccgcaaataaataaatactttaaaaagaaaaaagacaatttcagAGGGCTGGTATTTCATTAATATGATCGATAGATTGAATGTATTGAGGGCTTGGACATAAGAGAATATGAGAATACACATTTAGACTAATGAAAATACACTGCTGTAACTGTAAGGAACCTTGTAAATGTTTGTCCAGTTTGGATAAGGTGGAGTAAATCCTACCAAAAGctgaacacatttttaagtaaataaatagatgctatcaatgtatttatttgaatcCGATTAGTGATTAGTGACACCAGTATGTGAATAGTGGTATTCTCACCTGTGGGTCCAGTTGCCATGTACCTGTTGGCcatcccaccaccaccaccaccaccaccacctcctcctcctcctcctccacctcctcctcctccgttcTGGTCGTAGTGGCCATATTTAGGCCAGAAGTCGGACGTCCCCTTCTTATTGGGGGCTCGGTAGATTGCTGACCCAGCAGAGTGAGACATCTGGGGGCGGCTCGCTCGGGGCTATCCAGAGTCCTCGGTGGGAGCCAGGTGGGACCGGACATGGCAGGGTTCTGAggtggaaaagagaaaaggaaaatattgccctcatgttgttacatttatagTTTGTATtgtaatgtgacatttattcCTCAATATTGACTTTCCCTAATATGAGTATGCATGATTTTCATCTTCCATCCATAATTTGCTTGAGCACAGCtgtggctgctgtgtgtgtttatgtcacTGGTAACCAATGGAAACTAAGGGATGCTTCACAACTTCCTCTGGCAACGGGGACACACGGATACAACAATAGTCTTTGAGCTGAGGAGCAGGAAAAGAGAAGCCAATCTGATCGGCTCGGGGATTTCCAGCAGGCTCGCACATTGCTCTAAAacgtgtgtggttttttttacgcttattgaaacacacacactcgtgcaGAAGCTCTCCAGCACACAAACtggtacacagacacacaaacacaaacaggtgcAAATCCGTGGTTACCCTTCGTCTGTTATCCGCCACAATGGTTATTGTCTTTGGGTGTTTACACACTGCTATCATTGATTTCCAAATGAAGCGGAGACAAAAACAGGACAGGAAATGTTGTGTAATGATATTTGTCTGTATACACGTGAACACCTGGCTCATAacaatatattatgtattatctGTGGGATAATTAACAACGCTGCAGCACACAGCTGAGCCGACAAAGTGCTGACTTGCACCGAAGGACCTTCATTAAGACGCTGATCGTTGAGGAAATACATTGATAGACATGATACAgtgtaaaaaatgacataacaaGAAAGAGGTTAGCTTAATAAGTTAGTGCTGTCTAGTCATTTTTTTATACTGAATAACCAATATATCTTTCTAAACTAAATAATACTGGGGTTTAGACTAAGAAAGACAATTCAAGATATCCCTTTGTGCTCTGGTAACCTCTGGTGGACAGCTGGCAttacatttagcattttatggAGAAACTGATGAATTATCAATTCTCATTGCATAAAAGAAGAATGTACTGTTgtatcctcttttttttttttttttttttttttttttggaaagccACAGTGTGATTGGCAATGCTTAAATAGATTGCAAGCACAAGGACAAGCCCAAACAAATGGGTATTGTCGGTGTGGAGAATCTAACAGCCCACTCAGACTGATTGAATGAGGGTGGTGTCGCTGTCACAAATCCTTGCTGGTAAGAGGATTATAATGATGGATGAGCAGATGATGTAgacatacagtaaaaaaaaaaaaaaaaaaaaaaaaaaacaatgcttttaagccttttggtttgtttttgacttGTATTCTTTGATTATTTCTATCCATGGAGTTGCTGTAGATACAATTAAACCATGCAGGCTCAGCATCACACTGACCATGTGGAGGAAAGAGTGACCAAACACTCCCACAACCCACTTGATTTAACCTAAGCCTCTGAATCCGGATGAGCACACAGTCAAATCCGAGGATGGCTGGGCCAGGAAAACAATGTCAACAGTTTCATCACtgagttttaattaaattataataaataaataaaaaacataaagcttGTGCATTTGTCCACCTATTGTCTATGTCTGGACCTCTTCCTGGATGCAAAAGAAGTCGTAGCAAGCCCATGAAATGTCAAAGTTAATGACAGTCACAAGAGTCAAGCATGTGAGAGTAAACAAAGACAACATCcggtgtttttttaatgaaattcaaaataaaacaccataCCTTGAAagtttcaaaaacacacacaaaaaaataataatgcaatagATATTAGAAAATGCAAAATTGCACATTGAATCCACGCTTTTCCCCATGTGCATATTATATTAAAGTTATACATATTGTTATTCTGTAACAAATTgtactcttttattttgaaggctcTGGTTTGCTTAACATATTTCACACAATGCAGCTTAATAGAGATGTGTGCTGGTTAAATTGAACAAAAAGGGAAGACAACAAGATTCACTTCTaagtatatacacatatatatatatatataaaagaatattaaataaa includes these proteins:
- the sst5 gene encoding somatostatin-1A, with product MLRSQVQVLLVALISSALLVVSGAPRREMLTLRADLANDKDLAYLLLLKFVSELMAARGDEMLPELEEQEGVRERVMRRHLPLTQRERKAGCRNFFWKTFTSC
- the trip6 gene encoding LOW QUALITY PROTEIN: thyroid receptor-interacting protein 6 (The sequence of the model RefSeq protein was modified relative to this genomic sequence to represent the inferred CDS: inserted 1 base in 1 codon) — its product is MSGPTWLPPRTLDSPERAXPQMSHSAGSAIYRAPNKKGTSDFWPKYGHYDQNGGGGGGGGGGGGGGGGGGGGMANRYMATGPTGGPVHHSSGDHYYPPPHGPKEDRNWSPHMDSYELMHRGGPEKPANYHSKIDADIDSLTSMLADLDSNPQDASTQLYDNVPYNKYLSGDHYKPAHQSAGPPQGRPSMGYPPHPQSQYHQAPRYAGEHQSPQYSTSHQQDYYSPSSTPKPYPQPVPASYTTASTPTGPRFSVQVKTAQPVTYSQTGRQAEQAYTPPPPRQHVSRPPPQTSPQGWYPPHPGSQAQEMHSEVVYKGSSSGPGGRVNQVPQSKRGMENHQTGSGAALSPAYQSSKQGMATPRPEEELDRLTKKLVYDMNHPPVEDYFGRCARCGDNVVGDGSGCIAMEQVFHVECFTCITCHARLRGQPFYALDKKSYCESCYISTLERCSKCSKPILDRILRAMGKAYHPRCFTCVVCNCCLDGVPFTVDATSQIHCIDDFHRKYAPRCSVCGEPIMPEQGQEETVRIVALDRSFHVNCYICEECGLLLSSEGEGRGCYPLDGHILCKSCSACRIQDLSAKISTDC